A segment of the Streptomyces diastaticus subsp. diastaticus genome:
CGAGAGGCACCGACCCCGACCGCCCCCCTGGTCGCCACCGTCGACTGCTCACTGCTGCCGTCCGACACCGGGCTCCCCTTGCCCGCCGACGGCCACCTGCTGTTCTTCGCCGAGCCGAACGTGAGCTTCTACGGCTCGAAAACCGACATCGTGCGCTACGTCCCCGCCGGCACTCGGACGACCGCACGTCCTGCCGATTCTTGGTACGACGCGTACCCGTCGCACGACCTGCGCATGGCATGGTTCGGTACTTCCACACCGGACACGGACACCTACGCCTCAGCGAAGTGGGGCGACGACCTGGACGATGAGGAACTCGACCGCGTCACGCGACTCGTGGAAGACATGGACGGCGCCTGGACGAGCACCGGCGGCCTGTGGCCCATGTGGACCCTCGCGCTTGGCGGCAACACCATCGCCCTGAACTGCGACCCGCTGGACAGCGTCCGGGAGGACGAACCGGAGGACGCCGAGAACTGGGTGCTGCTGGCCACCTGGCGCTGCGGCGAGGAGGTCAAGCAACTGGACCAGGGCATCATCAGCTGGCTGATCCGCCGCACAGACCTGGCCTCTCTCCGCTTCGACCGCGCCTATCTCTGGGTCGACATGTGACACCGCGGCAATGCGCCCCTGCCGGTTCCCGACTGGCGCGGCAGGGGCCTGCTCGATGGAGTCTGGTGGCGGCCCCCACCACGCCGTGGGCGACGGCTGGTCCATGGGAATCACCCTGGCGCCGGGCCACAGGAGCCGTACGGCGCCGGGCGCCCGGCGGCCGGGGCTCCCCGGCGCGGCCAAGGCCGCGGTTCACGGACTGCGCCCGGCTGGAGCACGCGCTGAGCGACGGCCCGGGGCCGAACCGGAACAGTTCTGGCGGGCAGAGGCCGACGGTGCCCTACGTCGTGCCGGTCGCGTCCAGCGCCGATCGCGCCGCGCGCGAACGGGCAGGAGCGGGGGTCTGGGGACGCCTTCAGCCACGCGCCCGGCTCGGCGAGGCCGACGCCTTCGCCGACCTGGTGAGGTCCGCTGACACCGCGATCACAGGTCTCACAGATCTCGGGTCGGTCAGCAACGCCGGAAGGACCTCCCCGCAGCCGCGGCGTTAGCCGGTCACGGTCCCGCTGCGGGTGACCCGGGAGAGGAGGGCGGGTGACCACGAAAGACCCGCGAGCCCGATCGCCCTCGGGCGCGGACGGGACCGGCCCCGCACGAGGCCGTGGCAGTTGAGTCTCCCGCCACTGGAGGGTTCAGGATCTCGCTCATGGACGAGACATTCACCATCGGTCAGCTCGCGCGCCTCACCGGGCTTTCGGTACGGACGCTGCGCTACTGGTCGGACGAAGGAGCGATACCGCCCGTGGCCCGCTCCGTGAGCGGCTACCGCTTGTACGATCCCCTCTCCGTGGCACGCGCCGAGTTGGTCCGCGCCCTGCGGGAACTGGGCCTCGGGCTCGACGACGTGTGTGGCGTCCTGAGCGGCCGCAGCACGGTGGCAGAGGTCGCCGAGGCGCATGTGCACGCGGTCGACGCGCAGATCCGTGCCCTCAGGACGAGCCGGGCAGTCCTGTCCGCAGTGGCGGAACGTGGTGCCTCCGCCGAGGAGGCGACGCTGCTGAACCGGCTCGCACGACTTTCCGGCGCCGAACGCGAGCGCGTCATCGAGGAGTTCAAGGAAGAGGTGTTCGGCGATCTCGACGACCCGGGTCTCCGCGAGCGTATGCACGCCTACACCGTCGAGCTGCCGGACGATCCCACACCTGACCAGCTCGCCGCCTGGATCGAGTTGGCCGAACTGGTAGGGGACTCCGGCTTCCGTGC
Coding sequences within it:
- a CDS encoding helix-turn-helix domain-containing protein, whose product is MDETFTIGQLARLTGLSVRTLRYWSDEGAIPPVARSVSGYRLYDPLSVARAELVRALRELGLGLDDVCGVLSGRSTVAEVAEAHVHAVDAQIRALRTSRAVLSAVAERGASAEEATLLNRLARLSGAERERVIEEFKEEVFGDLDDPGLRERMHAYTVELPDDPTPDQLAAWIELAELVGDSGFRARLRTWTELNTPVPGRGRPPGACVWWARQVVHTVAEARDRGTSPREPAARDLLTSLFPDTDWPAVLRSVEAGLAAEAERYRGLRARVRGLRTSPDATGELEWLAEALRSALRAR
- a CDS encoding DUF1963 domain-containing protein, which translates into the protein MIEHRNTDRVHRFRAEAASRGLPAHETEEWLKAVKPAVFWTYKGDGPVAARLGGDALLPREAPTPTAPLVATVDCSLLPSDTGLPLPADGHLLFFAEPNVSFYGSKTDIVRYVPAGTRTTARPADSWYDAYPSHDLRMAWFGTSTPDTDTYASAKWGDDLDDEELDRVTRLVEDMDGAWTSTGGLWPMWTLALGGNTIALNCDPLDSVREDEPEDAENWVLLATWRCGEEVKQLDQGIISWLIRRTDLASLRFDRAYLWVDM